In Opitutus sp. ER46, one DNA window encodes the following:
- a CDS encoding LON peptidase substrate-binding domain-containing protein — MEILIPEEVPVMTLPDTAFFPQALMPLHIFEPRYRAMLRDVLASHRLFAVAGLDPTKVGQPGAFEPPYQIASLGIVRACQKNDDGTSNLLLQGLCRVRILEIVSDTPYRRIRIEAQSSDPGASPEANEGLRGEVARLLSVKCRLSEADSRQLVKFIRSIQDPEAFVDIAAFNLCSDQALKQRLLETLDVHDRLRLFGARLRTEIEQLRLAHKLQGKLPDNRVADN, encoded by the coding sequence ATGGAGATACTGATCCCTGAAGAGGTGCCGGTGATGACGCTGCCCGACACGGCGTTTTTCCCGCAGGCGCTGATGCCACTGCACATCTTTGAGCCCCGGTATCGGGCCATGCTCCGGGACGTCCTGGCATCGCATCGGTTGTTCGCGGTGGCCGGGCTCGATCCCACGAAGGTCGGGCAACCGGGGGCCTTCGAACCGCCTTACCAGATTGCCAGCCTCGGCATTGTGCGGGCCTGCCAAAAGAACGACGACGGCACCTCCAACCTCCTTTTGCAGGGACTTTGTCGCGTGCGGATTCTCGAGATCGTATCGGACACGCCGTACCGGCGCATCCGCATCGAGGCCCAATCGAGCGACCCGGGGGCCTCGCCGGAGGCCAACGAGGGCCTGCGCGGCGAAGTGGCCCGACTGCTCAGCGTGAAATGCCGGCTGTCGGAGGCCGACTCACGCCAACTGGTGAAGTTCATCCGCTCCATCCAGGACCCGGAGGCCTTCGTCGACATCGCGGCCTTCAACCTGTGCAGCGACCAGGCGCTGAAGCAGCGGCTGCTGGAAACACTGGATGTCCACGACCGGCTTCGCCTCTTCGGCGCGCGCCTGCGGACGGAGATCGAGCAGCTCCGGCTGGCCCACAAGCTTCAGGGCAAACTCCCCGACAACCGCGTGGCCGACAATTGA
- a CDS encoding (2Fe-2S)-binding protein, which translates to MSRVPPPPEDSPSGNSLLNAPFSRRAFLRGLGTTAVTAATMGAHSVAAEIAQLNAEQPRGPGAVPVTLLINGERRTLQLEPRVTLLEALRLHAGQTGPKEVCERATCGACTVLLDGVPVYACMMLAIEVQGREITTVEGISRDGLTAIQQAIIKEDGLQCGYCTPGFVMSLTALLKRTPHPTEAEVRKACSGHLCRCGSYPRIFAAALAASRALAASRANA; encoded by the coding sequence ATGTCACGCGTACCCCCTCCTCCGGAGGATTCCCCGTCCGGGAATTCACTCCTCAACGCTCCTTTCTCGCGGCGCGCTTTCCTGCGTGGCCTCGGCACCACGGCCGTCACCGCCGCCACGATGGGCGCGCATTCGGTGGCCGCGGAGATCGCCCAACTCAACGCCGAGCAGCCCCGCGGCCCCGGCGCCGTCCCGGTCACGCTCCTCATCAATGGCGAACGCCGCACGCTCCAGCTTGAGCCGCGGGTCACGCTCCTCGAGGCGCTCCGGCTTCACGCCGGCCAGACCGGCCCCAAGGAGGTGTGCGAGCGCGCCACCTGCGGCGCATGCACCGTCCTCCTCGATGGCGTGCCGGTTTACGCCTGCATGATGCTCGCCATCGAGGTCCAGGGCCGCGAGATCACCACGGTCGAGGGCATCTCCCGCGACGGTCTCACCGCCATCCAGCAGGCGATCATCAAGGAGGACGGTCTCCAATGCGGTTACTGCACGCCGGGGTTCGTCATGAGCCTCACCGCGCTCCTCAAGCGCACCCCCCACCCGACCGAAGCCGAAGTCCGCAAGGCCTGCTCCGGCCACCTTTGCCGCTGCGGTTCCTATCCGCGCATCTTCGCGGCCGCCCTCGCCGCCAGCCGCGCCCTCGCCGCCAGCCGCGCCAACGCCTAA
- a CDS encoding xanthine dehydrogenase family protein molybdopterin-binding subunit, producing MPWPTESKYLGKSRPRLEGPAKVTGRARFTTDVNLPGMLYGAILRSKWPAAHIRAIDLSAALAAPGIKAGVLAAEGEFDVCFHGAELAALAGTSAQAVQDALALIRVDAETKPVVVDEIDAALPDAPPVRGKAANLTCGKPREKGNADAAFASAAAVIDGIYTTPIQIHHPLEPHGTVAQWDGDDVQIWTSTQAVFGTRDTLAQMLKLQQNQVRVICEHMGGGFGAKLSPHPESPLCARLARAARAPVRLILTRFEQAFAVGNRPSSFQHIKMSATADGKLTGFQLESFGTPGFRTGAGNEGGSGEAAFPAPYIYRPTDQRVRQGSVAVNAGQSCPMRAPGHPVASAGIEAALDDLAAKLGLDPVEIRLLNDPSEIRQREYRIGAEKFGWKQKYHAPGATPGPVKVGMGCAGAAWMSRWYPSQAEIEIHRDGTVEVRVGTQDLGTGSRTVAQVVAAEQLQIDPQLISVRVGDSRLPWSGLSGGSLTTASIGPAIYDACENALTELKQLSGLPDPRGPNWAAACAKITRAPLQVRGKFRDGLSNTGACGVQFAEVEVDTETGFVKLRKMLAVQDCGTVVNRLTCESQINGGVIMGIGYALYEQRIMDPRTGVVLNPNFETYKLPGAADIPEIQIELLDMPERGIIGVGEPCTIPTAAAIANAVANAIGVRVFELPITPARVLAALGKVPAPDGERRRKLDQVFATIAQGAAAPAPAQPAAKESHA from the coding sequence ATGCCGTGGCCGACTGAATCCAAGTATCTCGGCAAGTCCCGCCCCCGCCTCGAAGGTCCCGCCAAGGTCACCGGGCGCGCGCGCTTCACCACCGACGTCAACCTCCCGGGGATGCTCTACGGCGCCATCCTGCGCTCCAAGTGGCCCGCCGCGCACATCCGCGCCATCGACCTCTCCGCCGCACTCGCCGCGCCCGGAATCAAGGCCGGCGTCCTCGCCGCCGAGGGCGAGTTCGACGTCTGCTTCCATGGGGCCGAACTCGCCGCCCTCGCCGGCACCTCCGCGCAAGCCGTCCAGGACGCCCTCGCGCTCATCCGCGTCGACGCCGAAACGAAACCGGTCGTGGTCGATGAGATCGACGCCGCCCTCCCCGACGCCCCGCCCGTCCGCGGCAAGGCCGCCAACCTCACGTGCGGCAAACCCCGCGAAAAGGGCAACGCCGACGCCGCGTTCGCCTCCGCCGCGGCGGTCATCGACGGCATCTACACCACCCCCATTCAGATCCATCACCCGCTCGAGCCGCACGGCACGGTGGCCCAGTGGGACGGCGATGACGTGCAGATCTGGACGTCCACGCAGGCCGTCTTCGGCACGCGCGACACCCTCGCGCAGATGCTCAAGCTGCAGCAGAATCAGGTGCGCGTGATCTGCGAGCACATGGGTGGCGGCTTCGGCGCGAAGCTCTCGCCGCACCCGGAGAGTCCGCTTTGCGCGCGCCTCGCCCGCGCCGCGCGTGCGCCCGTTCGCCTGATTCTCACGCGCTTCGAGCAGGCGTTCGCCGTCGGCAACCGGCCGTCCTCGTTCCAGCATATCAAGATGAGCGCGACGGCCGACGGAAAGCTCACGGGCTTCCAACTCGAGTCGTTCGGCACTCCTGGTTTCCGCACCGGCGCCGGCAACGAGGGTGGCAGCGGCGAAGCCGCGTTTCCCGCTCCTTATATCTACCGGCCGACCGACCAGCGCGTCCGCCAGGGTAGTGTCGCCGTCAACGCCGGCCAGTCCTGCCCGATGCGGGCCCCCGGTCACCCCGTCGCCTCCGCCGGCATCGAGGCCGCGCTCGATGACCTCGCCGCCAAGCTCGGCCTGGACCCCGTCGAGATCCGCCTCCTCAACGACCCGAGCGAGATTCGCCAACGCGAGTACCGGATCGGCGCCGAGAAGTTCGGCTGGAAACAGAAATATCATGCGCCCGGCGCCACTCCCGGACCCGTCAAGGTCGGCATGGGCTGCGCCGGCGCCGCCTGGATGAGCCGCTGGTACCCGTCGCAGGCCGAGATCGAAATTCACCGCGATGGCACGGTCGAGGTCCGCGTCGGCACCCAGGACCTCGGCACCGGCTCCCGCACCGTCGCCCAGGTCGTTGCCGCCGAGCAGCTCCAGATTGATCCGCAACTCATCTCCGTCCGTGTCGGCGACAGCCGCCTGCCTTGGTCCGGCCTCAGCGGCGGCAGCCTTACCACCGCCTCCATCGGCCCCGCCATCTACGACGCCTGCGAGAACGCCCTCACCGAGCTGAAGCAGCTCAGCGGACTCCCGGATCCGCGCGGCCCCAACTGGGCCGCCGCGTGCGCCAAGATCACGCGCGCCCCGCTCCAGGTCCGCGGCAAGTTCCGCGACGGTCTCTCCAACACCGGTGCCTGCGGCGTCCAGTTCGCCGAGGTCGAGGTCGACACCGAGACCGGCTTCGTGAAGCTGCGCAAGATGCTTGCCGTCCAGGACTGCGGCACCGTCGTCAACCGCCTCACCTGCGAGAGCCAGATCAACGGCGGCGTCATCATGGGCATCGGCTACGCGCTCTATGAACAGCGGATCATGGATCCGCGCACGGGCGTCGTCCTCAACCCGAACTTCGAGACCTACAAGCTGCCCGGCGCGGCCGACATCCCGGAGATCCAGATCGAGCTCCTCGACATGCCGGAGCGCGGCATCATCGGCGTCGGCGAGCCGTGCACGATCCCGACCGCCGCCGCCATCGCCAACGCCGTCGCCAACGCGATTGGCGTGCGCGTCTTCGAACTCCCGATCACGCCCGCCCGGGTGCTTGCCGCCCTCGGCAAGGTCCCGGCTCCCGACGGCGAGCGCCGCCGCAAGCTGGACCAGGTGTTCGCCACCATCGCGCAAGGCGCCGCCGCACCGGCCCCCGCCCAACCTGCCGCCAAGGAGAGTCACGCATGA
- a CDS encoding FAD binding domain-containing protein translates to MKPFAYVTARSAASAVAAVRGGRFLAGGMDLLGEMKEGISSPATLVNVKSLPGGTDVRPGTTWTLGANVTLTTLASDPAIRRDLPGVAEAAADVGSPQIRNVATLGGNLAQHSRCWYYRHRDVVCRKKGGRTCLARTGQTKYHSLFTGNMCLSPCVSNLAIALAALDARVVIQRGEKTITLTIAELYADAWRTVGAHNSLGEADLILRVEITPGARRSAYLQLAEKSDFDWALVSCAAAARVDAGRLSQVRVALGAIAPTPWQVEAANAALEGQPVTETTANRAADLLLQDARTTDDNSYKLQIARVLIRRTLQKLVA, encoded by the coding sequence ATGAAACCCTTCGCGTACGTCACCGCCCGCTCCGCCGCATCCGCCGTCGCCGCCGTCCGCGGCGGCCGCTTCCTTGCCGGTGGCATGGACCTGCTCGGCGAGATGAAGGAGGGTATCAGCTCTCCGGCGACACTCGTGAACGTGAAGTCGCTGCCCGGCGGGACCGACGTCCGCCCCGGCACCACGTGGACCCTCGGCGCGAACGTCACGCTCACCACCTTGGCTTCCGATCCCGCGATCCGCCGCGACCTGCCCGGCGTGGCCGAGGCCGCCGCCGACGTTGGCTCGCCGCAGATCCGCAATGTCGCCACGCTCGGCGGCAACCTCGCGCAGCACTCCCGCTGCTGGTACTACCGGCACCGCGACGTCGTCTGCCGCAAGAAGGGCGGCCGCACGTGCCTCGCCCGCACCGGCCAGACCAAGTACCACTCCCTCTTCACGGGCAACATGTGCCTCAGCCCGTGCGTCTCCAACCTCGCCATCGCCCTTGCCGCGCTCGACGCGCGCGTCGTCATCCAGCGCGGCGAAAAGACCATCACGCTCACCATCGCCGAGTTGTACGCCGACGCCTGGCGTACCGTCGGCGCGCACAACTCGCTCGGCGAGGCCGATCTCATCCTGCGCGTCGAAATCACGCCCGGCGCGCGGCGCAGCGCGTATCTGCAACTCGCCGAAAAGAGCGACTTCGACTGGGCGCTTGTCAGTTGCGCCGCCGCCGCTCGCGTCGACGCCGGCCGGCTCTCGCAGGTGCGCGTCGCTCTCGGTGCCATCGCCCCCACCCCGTGGCAGGTCGAGGCCGCCAACGCCGCGCTGGAAGGCCAGCCCGTGACCGAGACGACCGCGAATCGCGCGGCGGACCTGCTGCTGCAGGACGCCCGCACGACCGACGACAACAGCTACAAGCTGCAGATCGCCCGCGTCCTCATCCGCCGCACCCTCCAGAAGCTGGTAGCCTGA
- the queA gene encoding tRNA preQ1(34) S-adenosylmethionine ribosyltransferase-isomerase QueA, with translation MPPLATDLFDYVLPPHLIAQTPAAKRDASRLLVVDRAAHTFAHHHFADLPQFLRAGDTLFRNNAAVLPARLHARRPTGGAVECFLLRPTDDDRTWRCLVKPGRRLPVDATFAHPDGAFTGRIVAREADGAAIVRFTTPGNEPITAVANRVGDVPLPPYISRPDAIAPQQRATDLERYQTVYANTARQVAVAAPTAGLHFTPELLATLAAQGVGTAEMTLHVGLGTFKPISTDTVEEHQIHRELYEVPVATQHALFPPRSGRRVAVGTTSVRTIEDFLARNAAPLERDVVAEAGLFIYPPRAFRGVDALITNFHQPRSTLMCLVASFLAPGNTDGIAWLRELYAEAIAREYRFFSYGDAMLIL, from the coding sequence ATGCCGCCGCTCGCGACCGACCTTTTCGACTACGTCCTCCCGCCGCACCTGATTGCCCAGACGCCGGCGGCGAAGCGCGATGCGTCGCGTCTGCTGGTCGTCGACCGCGCGGCGCACACGTTCGCCCACCATCATTTTGCCGACCTGCCGCAGTTTCTCCGCGCCGGTGACACGCTCTTCCGCAACAACGCCGCCGTCCTGCCGGCGCGCTTGCATGCGCGGCGTCCCACCGGCGGCGCCGTGGAGTGCTTTCTGTTGCGCCCGACCGACGACGATCGCACCTGGCGCTGTCTCGTGAAACCGGGCCGGCGTCTCCCCGTCGATGCCACCTTCGCTCATCCCGACGGCGCGTTCACGGGGCGGATCGTGGCCCGCGAGGCGGACGGCGCCGCGATCGTGCGGTTCACCACGCCCGGCAACGAACCGATCACCGCCGTTGCCAATCGCGTCGGCGACGTCCCGCTCCCGCCGTACATCAGCCGCCCTGACGCGATCGCGCCGCAGCAGCGCGCGACCGACCTTGAGCGTTACCAGACCGTGTACGCCAACACCGCGCGCCAAGTGGCGGTCGCGGCCCCCACGGCCGGCCTGCACTTCACCCCCGAGTTGCTCGCAACGCTCGCGGCGCAGGGCGTCGGCACCGCTGAGATGACGCTCCACGTCGGGCTCGGCACATTCAAACCCATCAGCACCGACACCGTCGAGGAGCACCAGATTCACCGCGAGTTGTACGAGGTCCCCGTTGCCACCCAGCACGCGCTCTTCCCGCCGCGCTCCGGCCGCCGCGTCGCGGTGGGCACCACGAGCGTGCGCACGATCGAGGACTTCCTCGCCCGCAACGCCGCACCACTCGAGCGCGACGTCGTGGCGGAGGCGGGCCTCTTCATCTACCCGCCGCGCGCGTTTCGCGGCGTCGACGCGCTCATCACCAATTTTCACCAGCCGCGCTCCACACTGATGTGCCTGGTCGCCTCGTTTCTCGCGCCCGGGAACACCGATGGCATCGCCTGGCTCCGTGAGCTCTACGCCGAGGCGATCGCCCGCGAATACCGGTTCTTCAGCTACGGTGACGCGATGCTCATTCTCTGA
- a CDS encoding SPFH domain-containing protein: MNVTLPLSAPVLAAVVNTDFPLFKALAIASITVVVIFVFLAIFASRYTKVGPNQVLVISGRKRLVVDPDGTKRSVGFRIVKGGGVFVWPVFEKVDLLSLELLTIDVQTPEVYTSKGVPVKVDGVAQIKVKGDDISIATASEQFLGKSNDEIRNIATQTLEGHLRAILGTMTVEEIYQNRDAFASKVQEVAAGDMANMGLGIVSFTIRDIRDSQGYLDALGKPRIAQVKRDAQIAQAEADRDAMIKSAQATQAGQEAKFVADTRIAEAQRDYQTNVAQYQAAVNQKKAEADLAYDLQKFKTGQLVKAEEVQVQIIEKQKQIELQQQEILRRQRELEANVQKPADAERYKVETLANAHKFQLETEAAGAAAAAKATGFANAEVARATGLAEAEANKARGLAEADIIEAQGKAQAEAMRQKAESFKEYNQAAVIEMIVRVLPEVAGKISEPLAKTEKMVIINSGNGVGGGASKLTGDITQIVAQLPPVLESLTGVKFDKLLEQVPVLRNAMAKTPAAAPAGDVRVPEVPPLKLGVDVTPKRD, encoded by the coding sequence ATGAACGTCACGCTGCCCCTGTCCGCCCCGGTTTTGGCCGCCGTCGTCAACACCGACTTCCCGCTCTTCAAGGCGCTCGCCATCGCGAGCATCACGGTCGTCGTCATCTTCGTCTTCCTGGCGATCTTCGCCAGCCGCTACACGAAGGTCGGGCCGAACCAGGTGCTCGTCATCTCCGGCCGCAAGCGGCTGGTCGTCGACCCCGACGGCACCAAGCGCAGCGTTGGCTTCCGCATCGTCAAGGGCGGCGGCGTGTTCGTCTGGCCGGTCTTTGAAAAGGTCGACCTGCTCTCGCTCGAGCTCCTCACGATCGATGTGCAGACCCCCGAGGTGTACACGAGCAAGGGCGTGCCGGTGAAGGTCGACGGCGTCGCGCAGATCAAGGTCAAAGGCGACGACATCTCCATCGCGACCGCCTCCGAACAGTTCCTCGGCAAGTCAAACGACGAGATCCGCAACATCGCCACGCAGACGCTTGAGGGCCACCTCCGCGCCATCCTCGGCACGATGACCGTCGAGGAGATTTACCAGAACCGCGACGCCTTCGCCTCGAAGGTCCAGGAAGTCGCCGCTGGCGACATGGCCAACATGGGCCTCGGCATCGTCAGTTTCACGATTCGTGACATCCGCGACTCGCAGGGTTACCTGGACGCCCTCGGCAAACCCCGCATCGCGCAAGTCAAGCGCGACGCCCAGATCGCCCAGGCCGAGGCGGACCGCGACGCGATGATCAAGTCCGCCCAGGCCACGCAGGCCGGCCAGGAGGCGAAGTTTGTTGCCGACACCCGCATCGCCGAGGCGCAGCGCGACTATCAGACCAACGTCGCCCAGTACCAGGCCGCGGTGAACCAGAAGAAGGCCGAGGCCGACCTCGCGTACGACCTGCAGAAGTTCAAGACCGGCCAGCTCGTGAAGGCCGAAGAGGTGCAGGTGCAGATCATCGAGAAGCAGAAGCAGATCGAGCTGCAGCAGCAGGAAATTCTCCGCCGCCAGCGCGAGCTCGAGGCGAACGTACAGAAGCCGGCTGACGCCGAGCGCTACAAGGTCGAGACCCTCGCCAACGCCCACAAATTCCAGTTGGAAACCGAAGCCGCCGGCGCCGCCGCAGCCGCCAAGGCCACCGGTTTCGCCAACGCCGAAGTTGCCCGCGCCACCGGTCTCGCCGAAGCCGAGGCCAACAAGGCACGCGGTCTCGCCGAGGCCGACATCATCGAGGCCCAGGGCAAGGCGCAGGCCGAGGCGATGCGCCAGAAGGCCGAATCCTTCAAGGAGTACAACCAGGCCGCCGTGATCGAGATGATCGTCCGCGTCCTCCCGGAGGTCGCCGGCAAGATCAGCGAGCCGCTCGCGAAGACCGAGAAGATGGTGATCATCAACTCGGGCAACGGCGTCGGCGGTGGTGCCAGCAAGCTCACCGGCGACATCACCCAGATTGTCGCCCAGCTCCCGCCCGTCCTCGAAAGCCTCACCGGCGTGAAGTTCGACAAGCTCCTCGAACAAGTGCCCGTTCTCCGCAACGCCATGGCCAAGACCCCGGCCGCGGCGCCCGCCGGCGACGTGCGTGTGCCCGAGGTGCCGCCGCTGAAACTCGGCGTCGACGTCACGCCCAAGCGCGACTGA